Proteins from one Mus pahari chromosome 10, PAHARI_EIJ_v1.1, whole genome shotgun sequence genomic window:
- the Chst2 gene encoding carbohydrate sulfotransferase 2 yields MSRSSPRALPPGALPRPLPAAPAAVQRALLPPWPRRAGRRWPASPLGMKVFRRKALVLCAGYALLLVLTMLNLLDYKWHKEPLQQCNPDGPLGAAVGAAGAGWGRPGSPPAAPPRAHSRMDPRTPYRPPAAGVGAVPAAAAGSAGAAASLGNATRGTRGGGDKRQLVYVFTTWRSGSSFFGELFNQNPEVFFLYEPVWHVWQKLYPGDAVSLQGAARDMLSALYRCDLSVFQLYSPAGSGGRNLTTLGIFGAATNKVVCSSPLCPAYRKEVVGLVDDRVCKKCPPQRLARFEEECRKYRTLVIKGVRVFDVAVLAPLLKDPALDLKVIHLVRDPRAVASSRIRSRHGLIRESLQVVRSRDPRAHRMPFLEAAGHKLGAKKEGMGGPADYHALGAMEVICNSMAKTLQTALQPPDWLQGHYLVVRYEDLVGDPVKTLRRVYDFVGLLVSPEMEQFALNMTSGSGSSSKPFVVSARNATQAANAWRTALTFQQIKQVEEFCYQPMAVLGYERVNSPEEVKDLSKTLLRKPRL; encoded by the coding sequence ATGAGCCGCAGCTCGCCGCGAGCTCTGCCCCCGGGCGCGCTTCCCCGGCCACTGCCGGCCGCGCCTGCCGCTGTGCAGCGGGCCCTGCTCCCGCCGTGGCCCCGGCGCGCAGGACGCCGCTGGCCTGCGTCCCCGCTCGGGATGAAGGTATTTCGCAGGAAGGCGCTGGTGCTGTGCGCAGGCTATGCACTGCTGCTGGTGCTCACGATGCTCAACCTCTTGGACTACAAGTGGCATAAAGAGCCTCTGCAGCAGTGCAACCCCGACGGGCCTCTGGGTGCCGCGGTGGGGGCGGCCGGGGCCGGCTGGGGACGGCCGGGGTCGCCTCCTGCAGCGCCACCCCGCGCTCACTCTCGCATGGACCCCCGCACCCCGTACCGCCCTCCTGCCGCCGGCGTGGGGGCAGTTCCCGCAGCCGCGGCTGGGAGTGCAGGAGCTGCGGCTTCACTGGGCAATGCTACTCGAGGCACCAGGGGTGGAGGGGACAAGCGGCAGTTGGTGTATGTGTTCACCACGTGGCGCTCGGGCTCGTCCTTCTTCGGCGAGCTCTTCAACCAGAACCCTGAGGTGTTCTTCCTCTATGAGCCTGTGTGGCACGTGTGGCAAAAACTGTACCCCGGGGACGCCGTTTCCCTGCAGGGGGCAGCGCGGGACATGCTGAGCGCTCTCTACCGCTGCGATCTTTCGGTTTTCCAGCTGTATAGCCCCGCAGGCAGTGGGGGGCGCAACCTCACCACTCTGGGCATCTTTGGGGCAGCCACTAACAAGGTGGTATGCTCCTCGCCACTCTGTCCTGCCTACCGCAAGGAGGTCGTCGGACTGGTGGACGACCGCGTGTGCAAAAAGTGCCCACCTCAACGCCTGGCACGCTTCGAGGAGGAGTGCCGCAAGTACCGCACGCTGGTTATCAAGGGCGTGCGGGTCTTCGATGTAGCTGTGTTGGCGCCGCTGCTTAAAGATCCAGCTTTGGACCTCAAGGTCATCCACCTAGTGCGTGATCCTCGTGCTGTTGCCAGCTCCCGCATCCGCTCGCGTCACGGCCTCATCCGGGAAAGCCTACAGGTGGTGCGAAGCCGGGATCCAAGAGCCCACCGCATGCCCTTCCTGGAGGCCGCTGGCCACAAGCTTGGTGCCAAGAAGGAGGGTATGGGTGGCCCAGCAGACTACCACGCTCTGGGTGCAATGGAGGTCATCTGCAACAGTATGGCCAAGACGCTGCAAACAGCCCTGCAGCCTCCTGACTGGCTGCAGGGACACTACTTGGTGGTGAGGTACGAGGATCTGGTGGGAGACCCCGTTAAGACCCTACGGAGGGTGTACGACTTTGTGGGGCTGCTGGTGAGTCCTGAAATGGAGCAGTTTGCCCTGAACATGACCAGTGGTTCTGGCTCCTCCTCCAAGCCTTTCGTGGTGTCAGCTCGCAATGCCACTCAGGCCGCCAATGCCTGGCGGACTGCGCTCACCTTCCAGCAGATCAAACAGGTGGAGGAGTTTTGCTATCAGCCCATGGCGGTGCTGGGCTATGAGCGGGTTAACAGTCCTGAGGAGGTCAAAGACCTCAGCAAGACCTTGCTCAGGAAGCCCCGGCTTTGA